The Vidua chalybeata isolate OUT-0048 chromosome 21, bVidCha1 merged haplotype, whole genome shotgun sequence genome contains a region encoding:
- the TMEM250 gene encoding transmembrane protein 250: MPVIPIPRRVRSFHGPHTTCLHSACGPVRSAHLVRTKYNNFDIYLKSRWMYGFIRFLLYFSCSLFTSILWVALSILFCLQYLGIRIFLRFQYKLSIILLLLGRRRVDFSLMNELLIYGIHVTMLLVGGLGWCFMVFVDM, from the coding sequence aTGCCGGTGATCCCCATTCCCCGGCGGGTGCGCTCGTTCCACGGCCCGCACACCACCTGCCTGCACTCCGCCTGCGGCCCCGTGCGCAGCGCGCACCTGGTGCGCACCAAGTACAACAACTTCGACATCTATCTCAAGTCGCGATGGATGTACGGCTTCATCCGCTTCCTGCTCTACTTCAGCTGCAGCCTCTTCACCTCCATCCTCTGGGTGGCTCTCTCGATCTTGTTTTGCCTTCAGTACCTCGGCATCCGCATCTTCCTGCGCTTCCAGTACAAACTCTCCATCATCCTGCTCTTGCTGGGGCGGAGGCGGGTGGACTTCAGCCTCATGAATGAACTGCTCATCTACGGGATCCATGTGACCATGCTGCTGGTgggggggctgggctggtgtTTCATGGTCTTTGTGGATATGTAA